From a region of the Thalassospira sp. TSL5-1 genome:
- the serB gene encoding phosphoserine phosphatase SerB, with protein MDLVLTLIAAPHSGALRDDLIDRATSALHAAGAQIGETRWLAPGEACDLFFTGITCEQADKALENVDIGADLVVQPVQGRAKKLLIADMDSTIVTGETLDELADFAGVKDRVAAITARAMNGELDFETALDERVGLLAGMSVAMLDEAWKRVEYTGGAKTLVATMRANGAYAALVSGGFDFFTDAVRRELGFDFDQANVLLTDDGKTLTGKVKKPVLDRQAKVDALQKLSVQNGTTAADAIAVGDGANDLQMIAMAGTGVAFHAKPSVQAQARICINHGDLTALLYMQGYTRDQFVSA; from the coding sequence ATGGATCTGGTGTTGACCCTGATCGCGGCACCCCATTCCGGTGCCCTGAGAGATGATTTAATTGACCGGGCAACAAGCGCCCTGCATGCCGCTGGTGCGCAAATTGGGGAAACACGCTGGCTGGCACCTGGCGAGGCCTGTGACCTGTTTTTTACCGGTATTACCTGCGAACAGGCCGACAAGGCGCTGGAAAACGTTGATATCGGCGCTGATCTGGTGGTGCAGCCGGTGCAGGGGCGCGCCAAGAAGTTGCTGATTGCCGATATGGACAGCACGATTGTGACCGGCGAAACCCTGGATGAACTGGCGGATTTTGCCGGGGTTAAGGACCGGGTTGCCGCCATCACCGCGCGCGCCATGAATGGCGAACTGGATTTTGAAACTGCTCTTGATGAACGGGTTGGTTTGCTTGCCGGGATGTCGGTTGCCATGCTCGATGAAGCCTGGAAACGGGTGGAATATACCGGCGGTGCCAAAACCCTGGTCGCGACCATGCGCGCCAATGGGGCCTATGCTGCCCTGGTTTCGGGCGGGTTTGACTTTTTTACCGATGCGGTGCGCCGTGAATTGGGGTTTGATTTTGACCAGGCCAACGTGCTGTTGACCGATGATGGTAAAACCCTGACTGGCAAGGTGAAAAAGCCGGTGCTGGATCGTCAGGCAAAGGTGGATGCGCTGCAAAAACTCTCGGTGCAAAACGGCACTACCGCTGCCGATGCGATTGCAGTTGGCGATGGGGCCAATGATTTGCAAATGATTGCGATGGCAGGCACTGGCGTTGCCTTTCATGCCAAGCCATCGGTGCAGGCGCAGGCTCGAATTTGCATCAATCATGGGGATCTGACGGCATTGCTTTATATGCAGGGCTATACCCGTGACCAGTTTGTGTCCGCCTGA
- a CDS encoding DegQ family serine endoprotease has translation MRKAFYNPARKLSAALVIVLFSVTGMAGSAYARSAPDSFADMAERLLPAVVNISTSQLVADRQGPDFQFPPGSPFEDLFRDFMERNGQGKDGDQKAPHRHRATALGSGFIISPDGYIVTNNHVIDGADEISVTLHDNETLPAKLIGRDPKTDVALLKVEPKKDLPFVKWGDSDKARVGDWAMAIGNPFGLGGTVTAGIISARNRDINQGPYDDFIQTDAAINRGNSGGPLFNMDGDVIGINSAIYSPSGGSVGIGFAIPSAIAESVVDQIKEYGRPRRGWLGVHIQTVTDDIADSVGLDEAYGAMVADVTKDGPAAKAGIKQGDIILKFDSKKVESMRRLPRIVAETKIGKSVDVELWRDGKKKDITVDLGELKEDTSADDTTKDQPEQQQTKPSGETTIDALGLKVANIDDELRQRFNLTDDTEGVIVTDVDTASYSAEKGVRPGDIILEASHQSVKDVAEVEKAVKAAQDDGKRTILMLIETSAGPRYFGLTLDKKDK, from the coding sequence ATGCGAAAAGCGTTTTACAATCCGGCCCGCAAGCTGTCTGCGGCGCTCGTGATTGTGTTATTCAGTGTCACGGGTATGGCAGGCAGTGCCTATGCCCGCAGCGCACCGGACAGCTTTGCCGATATGGCAGAACGGCTGCTTCCCGCCGTTGTCAACATTTCCACCAGCCAGCTCGTCGCCGACCGCCAGGGACCGGATTTCCAGTTCCCTCCCGGTTCGCCGTTTGAAGATTTGTTCCGTGACTTTATGGAACGCAACGGCCAGGGCAAAGATGGCGATCAAAAAGCCCCGCACAGACATCGTGCGACCGCCCTTGGATCCGGTTTCATCATTTCCCCGGATGGTTACATCGTCACCAACAACCACGTCATTGATGGCGCAGACGAAATTTCGGTTACGTTGCACGACAACGAAACCCTGCCTGCCAAACTGATTGGCCGGGACCCGAAAACCGACGTCGCGCTTCTGAAGGTGGAGCCGAAAAAAGACCTGCCCTTCGTTAAATGGGGCGATTCGGACAAAGCCCGTGTCGGTGACTGGGCAATGGCGATTGGTAACCCGTTTGGCCTGGGCGGCACCGTGACAGCCGGTATCATTTCGGCACGCAACCGTGACATCAACCAGGGCCCGTATGACGACTTCATCCAGACCGATGCCGCCATTAACCGTGGCAACTCTGGAGGTCCACTGTTCAACATGGACGGCGATGTGATTGGCATTAACAGCGCCATTTATTCGCCTTCGGGCGGGTCTGTCGGCATCGGCTTTGCCATTCCGTCGGCCATTGCCGAGTCGGTCGTTGACCAGATCAAGGAATATGGCCGTCCGCGTCGTGGCTGGCTGGGTGTCCATATCCAGACCGTGACCGACGACATTGCCGATTCCGTTGGTCTGGACGAAGCCTATGGCGCGATGGTTGCTGACGTGACCAAAGACGGCCCGGCTGCCAAAGCCGGCATCAAACAGGGTGACATCATCCTGAAATTTGATAGCAAAAAGGTCGAAAGCATGCGTCGTCTGCCGCGTATCGTTGCAGAAACCAAAATCGGCAAATCGGTCGATGTGGAACTGTGGCGTGACGGCAAGAAAAAAGACATCACCGTTGATCTGGGTGAGTTGAAGGAAGATACATCTGCCGACGACACCACCAAAGACCAACCGGAACAGCAGCAGACCAAACCGTCCGGCGAAACCACGATTGACGCCCTTGGCCTCAAGGTTGCCAATATCGACGATGAACTGCGCCAGCGTTTCAATCTCACCGACGATACCGAAGGTGTCATTGTGACCGACGTTGATACCGCCAGCTACTCGGCTGAAAAGGGTGTTCGCCCGGGCGACATCATTCTCGAAGCCTCGCATCAGTCGGTCAAAGATGTTGCAGAAGTCGAAAAGGCAGTGAAAGCAGCCCAGGATGACGGCAAACGCACCATTCTGATGCTGATCGAAACGTCTGCCGGTCCGCGTTATTTCGGCCTGACGCTCGATAAAAAAGACAAATAA
- a CDS encoding DUF2065 domain-containing protein, translated as MKELATAILLAIALEGMFYSLFPRGAKRVMELMQEISETQLRIGGLVAAVICVGAIWAMRQFWQ; from the coding sequence ATGAAAGAACTCGCCACCGCCATTCTTCTGGCAATCGCGCTGGAGGGAATGTTTTATTCACTGTTTCCGCGCGGGGCGAAGCGGGTTATGGAACTGATGCAGGAAATTTCCGAAACCCAGCTCAGGATTGGCGGATTGGTGGCAGCCGTTATTTGTGTCGGGGCGATTTGGGCAATGCGCCAATTTTGGCAATAA
- the hflC gene encoding protease modulator HflC yields MGSPKLIAAAVILVIVAIVGSMSVFTVRQDQQALVLQFGNPVRAISDPGLHFKLPIQNVEYYERRILDLDPPVQQVLLSDQKRVNIDSFARWKIVDPLQFRKRALNSAQFVQIFGQRLNSVIRGELAQSPLIALLSDNRARIMEKIQAALVEPAKDFGVQLIDVRIGRTDLPKETSQAVYNRMRSARIAEASQLRAEGEEIKSKTQADADREKVIILAEARRQSETLRGEGDAERNKILGAAYNKDAQFFEFYRSLQAYREALDTGTTMVLSPDSEFFKYFNQSDPGASR; encoded by the coding sequence ATGGGGAGCCCTAAACTTATTGCCGCTGCCGTTATTCTGGTCATTGTCGCGATTGTCGGCTCCATGTCTGTCTTTACGGTCCGTCAGGACCAACAGGCTCTGGTGCTGCAGTTCGGTAATCCGGTTCGGGCCATTTCCGATCCGGGGCTGCATTTCAAACTGCCAATCCAGAATGTGGAATATTACGAACGCCGTATCCTGGACCTTGACCCGCCGGTACAGCAGGTTCTTCTGTCGGATCAAAAGCGCGTCAATATTGACAGCTTCGCCCGCTGGAAGATTGTTGACCCGCTGCAGTTCCGCAAACGTGCACTCAATTCCGCACAGTTCGTGCAGATTTTTGGTCAGCGTTTGAACTCGGTCATCCGGGGTGAACTGGCACAGTCACCGCTGATCGCGCTTTTGTCTGACAACCGGGCCCGCATCATGGAGAAAATCCAGGCAGCCCTGGTTGAACCGGCAAAGGATTTTGGTGTTCAGCTGATCGATGTGCGTATCGGTCGTACCGACTTGCCCAAGGAAACCTCGCAGGCGGTTTATAACCGTATGCGTTCAGCCCGTATTGCCGAAGCATCGCAACTGCGCGCCGAGGGTGAAGAGATCAAATCCAAAACCCAGGCCGATGCTGATCGCGAAAAAGTCATAATCCTTGCCGAAGCCCGCCGCCAGTCTGAAACCCTGCGCGGTGAAGGGGATGCGGAACGAAACAAAATTCTCGGTGCGGCCTACAACAAAGACGCACAGTTCTTCGAATTTTATCGTTCGCTGCAGGCCTATCGCGAGGCGCTCGATACAGGGACAACGATGGTGCTGTCACCGGATTCCGAATTCTTCAAGTACTTTAATCAGTCAGACCCCGGCGCAAGCCGCTAG
- the hflK gene encoding FtsH protease activity modulator HflK has protein sequence MPWNSQGGGGPWGNGGGNKGGQNPWGKRPSGGNGGGSTPPDLDEMIRKGQERLKKMFPGGGGGAKGIVLIGLAIIGIWLLTGFYRVQPGEQGVTLLFGKWVGTTGPGLNYFLPAPIGEVITPNVERTNQIEVGYRGSGMGANATRDVPEESLMLTGDQNIIDIDYVVQWRIRDAGAYLFNIRDPETTIKLASESAIREVVGKTDLEEALTVGRVQVEEQTRSLLQSILDSYKSGIFISEVKMQKVDPPKEVIDAFNDVQRARQDRDRSRNEALAYRNDIIPRAKGNAERMIMEARAYKDQVVKDAQGEAARFESVYNSYLTAKDVTKRRLYLETLQEVLKGSTKIILDQKDGNGVVPYLPLPEIQKQSATQKSGGNN, from the coding sequence ATGCCATGGAATTCGCAAGGGGGCGGTGGCCCCTGGGGTAATGGCGGCGGCAATAAAGGCGGCCAGAACCCGTGGGGAAAACGTCCTTCAGGCGGGAACGGAGGTGGCAGCACGCCGCCCGATCTGGATGAAATGATTCGCAAAGGCCAGGAACGCTTAAAAAAGATGTTTCCGGGCGGTGGCGGTGGTGCCAAGGGCATTGTCCTGATTGGCCTCGCCATTATCGGCATTTGGCTTCTGACCGGTTTTTACCGGGTGCAGCCGGGTGAACAGGGGGTTACGCTTCTGTTTGGCAAATGGGTTGGCACAACCGGTCCGGGCCTGAACTATTTTCTCCCCGCACCGATTGGTGAAGTCATCACGCCAAACGTCGAACGCACCAACCAGATCGAAGTGGGTTATCGTGGTTCAGGCATGGGCGCCAACGCTACCCGTGACGTGCCCGAAGAAAGCCTGATGCTGACCGGTGATCAGAACATCATCGATATCGATTATGTGGTGCAGTGGCGTATCCGCGACGCGGGGGCCTATCTGTTCAACATCCGGGATCCCGAAACCACCATCAAACTGGCATCCGAAAGTGCGATTCGCGAGGTTGTGGGTAAAACCGACCTTGAAGAAGCCCTGACGGTAGGCCGTGTTCAGGTTGAAGAACAGACACGCAGCCTGCTGCAAAGCATTCTGGACAGCTACAAATCGGGTATCTTCATTTCTGAAGTCAAAATGCAGAAAGTGGACCCGCCCAAAGAAGTCATTGATGCGTTCAACGATGTGCAGCGTGCCCGCCAGGACCGTGACCGTTCACGCAACGAGGCACTGGCCTATCGCAACGACATCATCCCGCGCGCCAAGGGTAATGCCGAACGCATGATCATGGAAGCACGCGCTTACAAAGATCAGGTTGTTAAAGACGCACAGGGTGAAGCCGCACGTTTTGAATCGGTTTACAATTCCTATCTGACCGCCAAAGACGTGACCAAGCGCCGCCTGTATCTCGAAACCCTGCAAGAAGTTCTTAAGGGGTCCACCAAGATCATTCTGGATCAGAAAGACGGCAATGGCGTTGTGCCCTATCTGCCGCTTCCAGAAATCCAGAAACAGTCCGCCACCCAGAAATCAGGAGGCAATAACTGA
- a CDS encoding Mrp/NBP35 family ATP-binding protein — protein MNSLTRDTILEALKGVTDPADGKNIVEKGMVQGIDINGENVIVMIGVDPERGPALEDLRQNAERAVNGVNGVTAARVALTAERQSTPGAAKSAGSAASGGHGHSHSHGHSHSHSPASGGQGARAAGAPGAQGGGQRPLDLGAIRSVVTVASGKGGVGKSTTSVNLALSLARQGLNVGLLDADIYGPSLPRMMGLRTAKPTHSSKEGKITPPSAFGIKIMSIGFMIDEEQPVIWRGPMAMGALEQLLRDTDWGELDVLVVDMPPGTGDIQLSMAQRVPVTGAIIVSTPQDVALLDARKGLNMFRKVNVPIFGLIENMSYYQCPNCGHVDHVFDHGGAHKAADELGVPFLGEIPLDLKIRLGADEGKPIIETDPDGAHSQAYANIARQIAASIDEQVGPKTKPKKSLFPKISFR, from the coding sequence ATGAACTCGCTCACTCGCGACACAATCCTTGAGGCCCTAAAAGGCGTTACCGATCCCGCTGACGGTAAGAATATCGTTGAAAAAGGTATGGTGCAAGGTATTGATATTAATGGTGAAAACGTAATCGTCATGATTGGTGTTGATCCCGAACGGGGTCCGGCACTGGAAGATTTGCGCCAGAATGCGGAGCGTGCGGTAAATGGTGTGAACGGGGTCACAGCAGCCCGTGTCGCACTGACAGCCGAACGCCAGAGCACCCCGGGGGCTGCAAAGTCGGCGGGTTCTGCCGCGTCGGGCGGTCACGGGCATTCCCATTCGCATGGTCATTCTCACAGTCATTCACCTGCTTCTGGCGGGCAGGGCGCACGCGCGGCAGGAGCACCAGGTGCACAAGGCGGTGGGCAGCGTCCGCTTGACCTGGGTGCCATTCGCTCTGTCGTGACCGTGGCGTCGGGCAAGGGCGGTGTAGGCAAATCGACCACATCGGTCAATCTGGCCCTGTCGCTGGCCCGGCAGGGGTTAAACGTTGGCCTGCTGGATGCCGATATTTACGGGCCGTCATTGCCGCGCATGATGGGCCTTCGCACCGCCAAGCCGACCCATTCGTCAAAGGAAGGCAAAATCACCCCGCCCAGTGCCTTTGGCATCAAAATCATGTCGATCGGTTTCATGATTGATGAGGAACAGCCGGTGATCTGGCGCGGGCCGATGGCGATGGGCGCACTGGAACAGCTTTTGCGTGATACCGACTGGGGTGAACTGGACGTGCTGGTGGTCGATATGCCGCCGGGCACCGGCGACATTCAGCTTTCAATGGCGCAGCGCGTGCCGGTGACGGGTGCGATTATTGTCTCCACCCCGCAGGATGTGGCCTTGCTGGATGCCCGCAAGGGTTTGAACATGTTCCGCAAGGTCAATGTGCCGATTTTCGGCCTGATCGAGAATATGAGCTATTATCAGTGCCCCAATTGCGGCCATGTAGACCATGTGTTTGATCATGGCGGGGCCCATAAGGCAGCCGATGAACTAGGGGTGCCGTTCCTGGGTGAAATTCCGCTGGACCTTAAAATCCGCCTGGGCGCGGATGAAGGCAAACCGATTATCGAGACCGACCCGGACGGGGCCCATTCACAGGCCTATGCCAATATCGCCCGTCAGATTGCGGCCTCGATTGACGAACAGGTTGGCCCGAAAACCAAACCGAAGAAAAGCCTGTTTCCGAAAATCAGCTTCCGTTAA
- the purL gene encoding phosphoribosylformylglycinamidine synthase subunit PurL, with amino-acid sequence MSEITPDVIKSHGLTDDEYKLVLDIMGREPNLTELGIFSVMWSEHCSYKSSKKWLKTLPTKAPWVIQGPGENAGVIDIGHGQAAVFKMESHNHPSFIEPYQGAATGVGGIMRDVFTMGARPIANLNALRFGAPEHPKTRHLLSGVVEGIGGYGNCMGVPTVGGETNFHPSYNGNILVNAMTVGLADTNNIFYSAAAGVGNPVVYVGSKTGRDGIHGATMASAEFDDASEEKRPTVQVGDPFTEKLLLEACLELMATDMIVAIQDMGAAGLTSSSFEMASKGGVGVELWLDKVPMREEGMTPYELMLSESQERMLMVLKPGCEDAAKAIFDKWELDFAVIGKLTDSKRMTLMWHGDVAGDLPIDPLAEASPEYDRPWEETPKQDRIDPASIEQKMPHSEALKTLMGSPDLASRRWIWEQYDHMVMGDTIVRPGGDAAVVRVHETNKGLAVTTDCTPRYVKADPVEGGKQAVAEAYRNLTAVGAKPLAITDNMNFGNPERPRIMGQFVGACKGIGEACIALDFPVVSGNVSLYNETNGEGILPTPAIGGVGLLANVGRMATISLKAKDAVLIMLGTATGELGQSVYLKNIENREAGSPPPVDLDAEKRVGSLVRGLIETNLVRTCHDVSDGGLLVAIAEMCLAGNVGADVHLPEQGSEIAWLFGEDQARYVVATRDPDSVLNAAASANVSAVIVGNAGGSAITIEGEDAIELADLRNVHEGWMPNYMAATIN; translated from the coding sequence ATGAGCGAGATCACCCCGGACGTTATCAAAAGCCACGGCCTGACCGACGACGAATACAAACTGGTTCTCGACATCATGGGGCGTGAGCCGAACCTGACCGAACTGGGTATTTTTTCGGTCATGTGGTCGGAGCATTGCTCGTATAAATCCTCGAAAAAATGGCTCAAAACCCTGCCGACCAAGGCCCCCTGGGTGATCCAGGGCCCGGGCGAAAATGCTGGTGTCATTGACATTGGCCACGGTCAGGCTGCTGTTTTCAAAATGGAAAGCCACAATCACCCGTCCTTTATCGAACCCTATCAGGGGGCGGCAACGGGTGTTGGCGGCATCATGCGCGACGTGTTCACCATGGGCGCGCGGCCAATTGCCAACCTGAATGCCCTGCGTTTTGGCGCGCCGGAACATCCCAAAACCCGCCATCTTCTGTCGGGCGTGGTCGAAGGGATTGGCGGTTATGGCAACTGCATGGGTGTGCCCACTGTGGGCGGGGAAACCAATTTCCATCCGTCCTATAATGGCAACATCCTTGTCAATGCCATGACGGTCGGCCTTGCCGATACCAATAATATTTTCTATTCGGCTGCCGCAGGCGTTGGCAACCCGGTGGTGTATGTCGGTTCCAAAACCGGGCGTGACGGCATTCACGGGGCGACAATGGCCTCGGCCGAATTTGACGATGCCTCGGAAGAAAAACGCCCGACCGTTCAGGTTGGCGATCCATTTACCGAAAAACTGCTGCTGGAAGCCTGCCTGGAACTGATGGCAACCGACATGATTGTCGCCATTCAGGATATGGGGGCAGCGGGTCTGACCTCGTCCTCGTTTGAAATGGCATCAAAGGGCGGTGTTGGCGTTGAATTGTGGCTTGATAAAGTCCCGATGCGTGAAGAAGGCATGACGCCCTATGAGCTGATGCTCTCAGAATCGCAGGAACGCATGCTGATGGTTCTGAAACCCGGTTGCGAAGACGCCGCCAAGGCGATTTTCGACAAATGGGAACTGGACTTTGCCGTGATCGGCAAGCTGACCGACAGCAAGCGCATGACCCTGATGTGGCATGGCGACGTTGCTGGCGACCTGCCGATTGATCCGCTGGCCGAAGCATCCCCGGAATATGACCGTCCGTGGGAAGAAACCCCGAAACAGGACCGCATTGATCCTGCCAGCATCGAACAGAAAATGCCGCACAGCGAAGCCCTGAAAACCCTGATGGGTTCGCCGGATCTGGCATCGCGCCGCTGGATTTGGGAACAATATGACCACATGGTCATGGGTGATACCATTGTTCGCCCGGGCGGGGATGCGGCTGTTGTCCGTGTTCACGAAACCAACAAGGGCCTGGCGGTAACCACCGACTGTACGCCGCGTTATGTTAAGGCAGACCCGGTTGAAGGTGGCAAACAAGCCGTTGCCGAAGCCTACCGCAACCTGACGGCTGTTGGCGCAAAGCCACTGGCAATTACGGATAATATGAATTTCGGCAATCCGGAGCGTCCGCGCATCATGGGGCAGTTCGTTGGCGCCTGTAAGGGCATTGGCGAAGCCTGCATCGCACTGGATTTCCCGGTCGTGTCGGGGAACGTCTCGCTGTATAACGAAACCAATGGCGAAGGCATTCTGCCAACCCCGGCCATTGGCGGTGTTGGCCTGCTGGCAAATGTGGGCCGCATGGCAACCATCAGCCTGAAAGCCAAGGATGCGGTTTTGATCATGCTGGGCACCGCCACCGGGGAACTGGGCCAGTCGGTTTATCTGAAAAACATCGAAAATCGCGAAGCAGGCAGCCCGCCGCCGGTTGATCTTGATGCGGAAAAACGTGTTGGCAGCTTGGTACGTGGCCTGATTGAAACCAATCTGGTGCGCACCTGCCACGACGTTTCCGATGGTGGCCTGCTGGTCGCCATTGCCGAAATGTGCCTGGCTGGCAATGTCGGAGCGGATGTGCATTTGCCTGAACAGGGCAGTGAAATCGCCTGGCTGTTTGGTGAAGACCAGGCCCGTTACGTGGTTGCCACCCGCGACCCCGACAGCGTGCTGAATGCCGCCGCCAGTGCCAATGTCAGTGCCGTGATTGTGGGTAATGCAGGCGGTAGCGCCATCACCATCGAAGGTGAAGACGCCATCGAACTTGCCGATCTGCGCAATGTTCATGAAGGCTGGATGCCCAATTACATGGCAGCGACCATCAACTGA
- the purQ gene encoding phosphoribosylformylglycinamidine synthase subunit PurQ, producing the protein MKAAVIVFPGSNCDRDVQVALQKRMGTAPHMVWHRETDLPKTDLIVLPGGFSYGDYLRCGAMAANSPIMRAVVAAAKAGTPVLGICNGFQILIEAGLLPGALMRNRDLKFICKDVTLRVETTDTIFTHHYNNGEVIRIPVAHHDGNYFADAQTVKRLEGEGQVVLRYTDADGNATDEANINGSVNNIAGIVDEERRIFGLMPHPERVIEPLHRGTHGAMMFDSLLEALA; encoded by the coding sequence GTGAAAGCTGCCGTAATCGTATTCCCCGGTTCCAATTGCGACCGGGATGTTCAGGTAGCCCTGCAAAAACGCATGGGTACCGCACCTCACATGGTATGGCACCGGGAAACCGACCTACCGAAAACCGACCTGATCGTGCTTCCGGGCGGTTTTTCCTATGGTGACTATTTGCGCTGTGGGGCAATGGCCGCCAACAGCCCGATCATGCGCGCCGTTGTGGCTGCGGCAAAGGCGGGCACGCCGGTTCTTGGCATTTGCAACGGCTTCCAGATCCTCATCGAAGCGGGTCTTCTGCCTGGTGCATTGATGCGCAACCGCGATCTTAAATTCATCTGCAAGGATGTAACCCTGCGGGTGGAAACCACCGATACCATCTTTACCCACCATTACAATAATGGCGAGGTGATCCGCATTCCGGTTGCCCACCATGACGGCAATTATTTTGCCGATGCCCAAACCGTAAAGCGCCTGGAAGGTGAAGGCCAGGTTGTGCTGCGTTACACCGACGCCGACGGCAATGCCACCGATGAAGCCAATATCAATGGTTCCGTCAACAACATCGCCGGTATCGTTGATGAAGAACGCCGCATTTTCGGCCTGATGCCGCACCCTGAACGGGTAATCGAGCCGCTGCATCGCGGCACACATGGTGCAATGATGTTTGATTCGCTGTTGGAGGCGCTGGCATGA
- the purS gene encoding phosphoribosylformylglycinamidine synthase subunit PurS produces MKARVHVTLKNGVLDPQGKAVHHALQGLGFAGVEDVRQGKFIELELEGTDVEKARSDVKEMCEKLLANTVIENYDIDIVA; encoded by the coding sequence GTGAAAGCACGTGTTCATGTCACCCTGAAAAACGGTGTCCTCGATCCGCAGGGCAAGGCAGTTCATCATGCCCTGCAGGGCCTGGGATTTGCCGGCGTCGAAGATGTCCGCCAGGGCAAGTTCATCGAACTTGAACTTGAAGGAACAGACGTGGAAAAAGCCCGCAGCGACGTTAAGGAAATGTGTGAAAAGCTGCTCGCCAATACGGTGATCGAAAATTACGACATCGACATCGTCGCGTGA
- the purC gene encoding phosphoribosylaminoimidazolesuccinocarboxamide synthase encodes MSRKRPIYEGKAKVLYEGTEPGTIIQYFKDDATAFNAQKRGTIAGKGVLNNMITEFVMHRLAEIGIPTHFIRRLNMREQLVRKVEIVPIEVVVRNICAGSMAKRLGLEEGMKLPRPIVEFYYKDDDLGDPLVSDEHVLALGWASPEELEEIVGYSLRINDYLCGLMRGIGLKLVDFKLEFGRIFDNEFSQLVLADEFSPDNCRLWDAITNEKMDKDRFRRDLGGVEEAYQEVARRLGVLPESAEIESLNKDATT; translated from the coding sequence ATGTCGAGAAAACGGCCGATTTACGAGGGCAAAGCCAAGGTTTTGTACGAAGGTACCGAACCGGGCACGATCATCCAGTATTTCAAGGATGACGCAACCGCATTCAACGCCCAGAAGCGCGGCACGATCGCCGGCAAGGGTGTTCTGAACAATATGATCACCGAATTCGTGATGCACCGCCTGGCTGAAATCGGTATTCCCACCCATTTCATCCGCCGCCTCAACATGCGCGAACAGCTTGTTCGCAAAGTTGAAATCGTGCCGATCGAAGTTGTGGTGCGCAATATCTGTGCCGGTTCGATGGCAAAGCGCCTTGGCCTGGAAGAAGGCATGAAGCTGCCGCGCCCGATTGTCGAGTTTTATTACAAAGACGACGATCTTGGGGATCCGCTGGTATCTGACGAACATGTTCTCGCTCTGGGCTGGGCTTCGCCCGAAGAGCTTGAGGAAATTGTTGGTTATTCCCTGCGCATCAACGATTACCTTTGTGGTCTGATGCGCGGCATTGGCCTGAAACTGGTTGATTTCAAACTGGAATTTGGCCGCATCTTCGATAACGAATTCTCGCAGCTTGTTTTGGCTGACGAATTCAGCCCCGATAATTGCCGTCTGTGGGATGCCATTACCAACGAAAAAATGGACAAGGACCGCTTCCGCCGCGACCTGGGTGGTGTTGAAGAGGCCTATCAGGAAGTCGCGCGCCGCTTGGGTGTGCTGCCTGAATCCGCCGAAATAGAGTCGCTGAACAAAGACGCGACAACGTGA
- a CDS encoding NRDE family protein — translation MCTVIILRRPDHEWPVLIGANRDEMKTRPWLAPARHWDDRPDVVAGLDELGGGTWLGINEDGVVAAVLNRYGTLGPAKDKRSRGELPLEALDHADAIDAAQALARLDGNAYRPFNMVITDNRDAYWLANRGDGKIDIHEIPEGFSILTAHDINDTKNSERTARNLPRFINAPIPNPEADDWFAWQALMADTGILPPDLDHHDIRADAMLVRSNIGFETVCSSLIGLPAIPTSENELPRRPVWLFANGQPDRVAFQPVAL, via the coding sequence ATGTGTACAGTCATTATTTTACGCCGCCCCGATCACGAATGGCCGGTCCTTATTGGTGCCAACCGCGACGAAATGAAAACCCGTCCCTGGCTGGCCCCTGCCCGCCACTGGGATGACCGCCCCGACGTGGTCGCCGGGCTGGACGAGCTTGGCGGAGGCACCTGGCTTGGCATCAACGAGGATGGTGTTGTTGCCGCCGTGCTCAACCGCTATGGCACCCTTGGCCCGGCCAAAGACAAACGGTCGCGTGGGGAATTGCCGCTCGAGGCTCTGGATCACGCCGATGCCATTGATGCCGCCCAGGCCCTGGCCCGGCTCGATGGCAATGCCTACCGACCGTTTAACATGGTAATTACCGATAACCGCGATGCCTATTGGCTCGCCAATCGCGGTGACGGCAAAATTGACATTCATGAAATCCCCGAAGGTTTTTCCATCCTCACAGCCCATGACATCAACGACACCAAAAACAGCGAGCGCACGGCGCGCAATCTGCCCCGGTTTATCAATGCCCCCATCCCCAACCCCGAAGCCGACGACTGGTTTGCCTGGCAGGCCCTGATGGCCGATACCGGCATTTTGCCGCCCGACCTTGACCATCACGACATTCGCGCCGATGCCATGCTGGTACGCAGCAATATCGGTTTTGAAACAGTTTGTTCCTCGCTAATCGGTCTGCCCGCCATTCCGACCAGCGAAAACGAGCTGCCCCGTCGCCCTGTCTGGCTGTTTGCCAATGGTCAACCTGACCGGGTTGCGTTCCAGCCAGTGGCATTATAG